A window of Clostridiales bacterium genomic DNA:
ACTTTTTTGTGGCATACTTCAAATGATTCGTGTGTTCCCGTTGAAAACAGCCTGCTTTTTGCGAGCGCGCTCAGTAAAAATAAGGTGCCGTTTGAAATGCATATATTCCCGAAAGGCGATCACGGACTTGGCCTTGCAAAGGGAGTATATGAAGTGGAAGACTGGCCGCATCTATGTGAGAAGTGGCTGAGAAGTATAGGATTCTAGATGGCACAGTTCATGCGGCAGTCATATCGATGCCGCATGAACTGTGCTTATTCATTGGACGAAAACAATATTGTATTTTACTTAGCCGATTTTTTTAAAATGTTTTGGCCTTTTCAACTGCTTCTTCTATTGCTTTTTCGACTTCCTTTTCAATATCTGTACCGATGACATCAAGTTTTTGCGCTGAAATGGTAATAAAATCTTTAATCCCTAGAAAACCGAATATCGTCCTTAAATATCTGTCTCCCATTTCCCATTCATTAAAAGGTTCGGCAGAATATTCGCCGCCCCTAGAGGTAATATTTATCATTTTCTTACCACTGCACAATCCAACCGGCCCTTCGGCAGTATATTTAAATGTAATTCCGGTTACGCAAATATAATCGATATAGGCTTTTAATATGGCAGGAATGCCTAGATTCCACATAGGCTCGGCGATTACATATTTATCCGCTTCCAAAAACTGAAAAGCGTATTTTAATATGGGGTGGTTTTTACCCTCACCGGATTTAGGCCTGTGAAGTTCATCCAAATTTCCCTGGGGTAAGAATTTTATCCCCTCTTTGTATAAATCTAAAGTGATAACGGTATCTTGCGGGTGATATTTTTTATAACTTTCAATAAAACTGTCCGAAATCCTATAAGTCCTCGATATACCCTCGGGCCTTGCATTTGCTTTGATGTATAATACTTTAGCCATTTTTTTCATTGCCCCCAAACTATTTTTGTATATATATTTCCCATAAAAACAATTATATAGTATTTTCCGTATTTTTCAAGTTCCGGATATAACGGATATCATCGCTAGATAATTTTCGATAGGCACATATTCAGGCACGCTGTTT
This region includes:
- a CDS encoding FMN-dependent NADH-azoreductase → MAKVLYIKANARPEGISRTYRISDSFIESYKKYHPQDTVITLDLYKEGIKFLPQGNLDELHRPKSGEGKNHPILKYAFQFLEADKYVIAEPMWNLGIPAILKAYIDYICVTGITFKYTAEGPVGLCSGKKMINITSRGGEYSAEPFNEWEMGDRYLRTIFGFLGIKDFITISAQKLDVIGTDIEKEVEKAIEEAVEKAKTF